The genomic stretch GATTGACACTGCTCGTTTTGAGTGCCTAGATGGCCAGGCAGGGAGGAACCATGCACGAAAAAGAGCGCCACAGGATCATTCTGTCCGCCGTCCAGGAAAAACCTGTGGTGACGGTGCAGGAGATGGTCGACCTGACGGAGTCCTCCGAGGCGACGATCCGGCGCGACATCGCGGCTCTCCACGTGCAAAAGCGCCTGCGCCGGGTGCGCGGCGGCGCCGAGGCGATCTCGCCGCCGCAATTCATCGGCCTGGCCGGCCGGCCCTTTTCTGTCAACGAAACGATCAATGCTTCGCAAAAGCGGGCAATCGCACGCGAAGCGGTCGAATTGTGCGGGGATGGCGAGCCGATCATCATCAATGGCGGCACCACAACCTTCCAGATGGTGCATTTCCTGACCGGCCGCCGCATGCCGATCTTCACCAATTCGTTCCCGATCGCCGAGCATCTGCTCAAGCACTCGAAGAACACGGTGATGCTGTCGGGCGGCACTATCTATCGTGAGCAGAACATCATCCTGTCGCCCTTCGACAATGACGTGACGCGCAACTTTTATGCGCGCCGCATGTTCATGGGCGCTCAAGGGTTGGGGCCCCTCGGCCTGATGGAAGGCGATCCGCTTTTGATCCAGGCTGAACAGAAATTGATCGACCAGGCTGACGAGTTGGTGGTGCTGGTCGATTCCTCGAAGTTCCGCAAACGCTCCAGCCTGATCCTGTGCGGACTGTCGCGCATCGCCACCGTCATCACCGATGACGGTATCGAGGATCGGGAAGCCAAGATGTTGGAGACCGCAGGCGTGACGCTGATCGTCGCCCGCAAGTCGGCAAAGGAAGAATCTTCACTGCAGGCCTGAGACACCCTCACGCCCGCAGCGACGATGGAATGCAACGCTCAAGGGAGGATATTCGATGAGCTTTCTGAAGAAATTGATGGTTACGGCCGCGTTCTCGGCCGCCATGTTCGTGAATTCAGCCTACGCCGCCGAGCACGTCAAGATCGCGCTGGTGGTGAAGTCGCTCGGCAACGGCTTCTTCGATGCCGCCAACAAGGGCGCCGAAGAGGCGGCCAAGGAACTCGGCGATGTCGACATCATCTACACTGGCCCGACCAAGGCGACCGCCGAAGCGCAGATCGAAGTGGTCAACTCGCTGATCGCCCAGAAGGTCAACGCCATCGCGATTTCGGCCAATGACGCCGATGCGCTGGTGCCGGTGCTGAAGAAGGCCATGGAGCGCGGCATCACCGTCATCTCGTGGGATTCGGGCGTCGCCAAGGAAGGCCGCCAGCTTCACCTCAACCCGTCCGACACCGGCCTGATCGGCGAGACCATCATCAAGCTTGCCGCCGACTATTTGCCGGAAGGCGGCGACGTCGCCATCCTGTCGGCTTCCTCGACCGCGACCAACCAGAACGCCTGGATCGACGCGGCCAAGAAAATCCTGCCGGAGAAGTTCCCGAAGATCAAACTCGTCGCCACCGTCTATGGCGATGACGACTCGGCCAAGAGCACCGACGAAGCCAAGGGCCTGCTGAAGTCCTATCCGAACCTCAAGGCGATCATCGCGCCGACCACCGTCGGCGTCGTTGCCGCCGCCCAGGTCGTCACCGACGAGAACCTGATCGGCAAGGTCAATGTCACCGGCCTCGCACTGCCGTCCGAGTTCAAGAAGTTCATCGACAACGGTGCCAGCCAGGCGGTTGCCCTGTGGAACCCGATCGACCTCGGCTACTCCGCCGTCTACCTCGCCCATGATCTGGCGGTGAAGAAGGAAAAGGCCAAGCCCGGTGCGACTTTGTCGATCGGCCGCGTCGGCAAGGTGACGCTCGACGACTCGAACTCGGCTGCGATGGCTCCGCCCTTCCAGTTCGACAAGTCCAACATCGAGAAGTTCTCCAAGATCTATTGATCTGGAACTCTTCAACCTGATGCGGGGGGGGCGCACGCCCCCCCGCGACTTTAAACGGACCTTGTTTCAGGGCTTGATACTGATATGGACACGACAGCCCACAACGGCACGGTGAAGGAGGGGCTTCCGACCCCCGCCCCACGCCTGACGCTGTCCGGCATCTCCAAAAGCTTTCCCGGCGTGCGGGCGCTGCACGATGTCAGCTTGTCGCTCTATCCCGGCCAGGTGACCGCGCTGATCGGCGAAAACGGCGCCGGCAAGTCGACGCTGGTCAAGATCATGACCGGCATCTACCAGCCCGACGCGGGCACAATCAGCATCGACGGCCAGGCCGTCACTCTGCCCGGCGCGCATGCCGCCTTCGGCCATGGCGTCACCGCAATCCATCAGGAAACCGTGCTGTTCGACGATCTGAGCGTCGCCGAAAACATCTTTCTCGGCCATGCGCCACGCACGCGCCTCGGCACCATTGACTGGCGCACGATGCGTAAGAATGCACGCGAAGTGCTCGACACCATGCATGCCGGCCATATCGACGCCGATGCGCGGCTCAGGGATCTCGGCATCGCCAACAAGCATCTCGTTGCCGTTGCTCGCGCCATGTCGATCGACGCACAGATCGTCATCATGGACGAGCCGACCGCCGCTCTTTCGATGAAGGAGATCGAGGAGTTGTTCCTGCTCATCGAATTCCTCAAGGGCGAAGGCAAGGCGATCCTGTTCATCAGCCACAAGTTCGACGAGATCTACCGCATCGCCAACCGTTACACCGTGTTCCGCGACGGCGAGATGGTCGGCGAAGGGCTGATCAAGGATGCTGGCCAGAGCCAGATCGTGCGCATGATGGTCGGCCGCTCCGTCGATCACATCTTTCCGCAGCGCAAGGCCGAGATCGGCGCGCCGGTGCTGTCTGTCGCCGGCCTGTCGCACCCGACCGAGTTCAATGACATCGGCTTCGAGCTGCACAAGGGCGAGATCCTCGGCTTCTACGGCCTTGTCGGCGCAGGCCGCAGCGAAGTGATGCAGGCGATATCGGGCATTACCCGAACCTCAGGCGGTACGATCACGCTGGAAGGCAAGGTGATCGCGCCGAAATCGGCGGCGGATTCAATCGAGGCCGGCATCGTCTATGTGCCCGAGGAACGCGGCAAGCAAGGCGTGGTGATCGGCCTGCCGATCTTCCAGAACGTGTCGCTGCCTTCACTCAAACGCACGTCCAAGTCGGGCCTGCTGCGGCTGTCGGAAGAGTTTTCGCTTGCCCGCTCCTACACCGAGCGGCTCGACCTCCGAGCCTCGTCGCTCAGCCAGGATGTCGGCACGCTGTCGGGAGGCAACCAGCAGAAGATCGTCATCGCCAAATGGCTGGCGACCGCGCCCAAGGTGATCATCCTGGACGAGCCGACCAAGGGCATCGACATCGGCTCCAAGGCCGCCGTGCACGGCTTCATGGCCGAGCTCGTCGCACAGGGCCTGTCAGTGATCATGGTGTCGTCGGAACTGCCCGAAATCCTCGGCATGTCCGACCGCGTCGTCGTCATGCGCGAGGGCCTTGTGGCGGCGGTCTATGACAATAAGGGACTGGATGCCGAGACACTGGTCCGGGCGGCAGCGGGGATCGCGGCATGAAGGCTTTCCTCAAATACCGCGAGATCTGGCTGGCTGCGGCCATCATCGTTTTGATCGGGCTGATCTCGACCCGCTTCCCGGCCTTTGCCGACCCCGGCAATCTGCGCCAGGTGTTCAACGACACCTCAATCCTGATGATCCTGGCGCTCGGCCAGATGGTTGTCATCCTGACCCGCTCGATCGACCTGTCGATGGCCTCCAACCTGTGCTTCACCGGCATGGTGGTGGCGATGCTGAATGCAGCACACCCGGCGATCCCGATCCCGCTGCTGATCATCATCGCGCTCGCCGTCGGGCTGGTTCTCGGCGCCATCAACGGCCTTCTGGTGTGGCGGCTGAACATTCCATCCATCGTCGTCACTTTGGGCACGCTGACCATCTATCGCGGCGCCACCTTCGTCCTGTCCGGCGGCGCATGGGTCAATGCCGACAAGATGAGCCCTGAATTCATCGGCTTCCAGCGCGCGGCCTTCCTTGGCATTCCGGTGCTGTCCTGGATCGCCATCCTGGTCATCGCTCTGTTCTTCGTGCTGATGACGCGCACCGCGCTTGGCCGCTCGATCTACGCCATCGGCGTCAATCCGACTGCGTCGGTCTATACCGGCATCGATGTCGGCCGGACGAAGTTCATCGTCTTCTGCATCTCCGGCATGATCGGCGGCCTTGCCGGTTACCTCTGGATCTCGCGCTACGTGATCGCCTCGGTCGAAGTCGCCAACGGCTATGAGCTCAACATCATCGCCGCTTGCGTCATCGGCGGCATCTCTATCGCCGGCGGCATCGGCTCGGTCGGCGGCGCGGTGCTCGGCGCGCTGTTCCTCGGCATCATCTCCAACGCACTGCCGGTCATCAACATCTCGCCCTTCTGGCAGATGGCGATCTCGGGCAGCGCCATCATCCTGGCCGTGGTGCTCAATGCACGTGGCGAACGCCAGCAGGGACGCATCATCCTGCGAAAAGTGGAGGCGGTGACATGACCGACGTCCCTGCCCCGCGCCATATTCCCGACCGGCTCGACAAGCCGCTCTCCTCGGCGATCTTTTCCTGGGAAGCGCTGCTGGTCGTGGTGGCCGTCGCCATTTTCGCCATCAACAGTTTTGCCTCGCCCTATTTTCTCGACCCCTATTCGCTGTCGGACCTGACCTTCAACTTCACCGAGAAGGGCCTGATCGCCTTCGCCATGGCGCTGCTGATCATTTCGGGCGAGATCGACCTCTCGGTCGCCGCCATCATCGCGCTGGCCTCGACGATGATGGGCATGGCGGTGCAGGCCGGCGCCGGCACGCCGGTGCTGGTTCTGATCGGCATCGTCGTCGGACTCGGCTGCGGCGCCTTCAATGGGCTGCTAGTGACAAGGCTGGGCCTGCCCTCCATCGTCGTCACCATCGGCACGATGAGCCTGTTTCGCGGCATCGCCTTCATCATTCTCGGCGACCAGGCCTATAAGGGCTATCCGGAAAGCTTCGCCTTCTTCGGCCAGGGTTACGTCTGGTGGGTGGTGTCGTTCGAACTGGTGCTCTTCCTGATCGCAGCTGTTGTCTACTGGTTCCTGCTGCACCGGACGAGTTTTGGCCGTCGCGTCTTTGCGATCGGCAACAACCCGATAGCTGCGCAGTTTTCGGGAGTGCGCGTCGGCCGTATCAAATTCATCTTGTTCTGCCTGACCGGGCTGATGTCGGGCATCGCCTCGGTGCTGATCACCTCGCGGCTCGGCTCGACAAGGCCATCGATCGCGCAGGGCTACGAGCTCGAAGTCATCACCATGGTGGTGCTCGGCGGCGTCAGCATTCTGGGCGGCGCCGGCAGCATTGTCGGCGTCGTGCTCGCCGCCTTCATCATGGGACTGGTGACCTTCGGGCTCGGCCTGCTCAACGTGCCCGGCATCGTCATGTCGATCTTCATCGGCCTGCTGCTGATCATCGTCATCGCCCTGCCGATCGTTTGGCGGCGGCTGCGCGGGGGACGCTGATGCCGGAGAAATACGCGTTCAAGATGAAGCTCAAGCCCGGCATGAGGGCTGAGTACAAGAAGCGCCACGACGAGATCTGGCCGTCGCTGGTGGCGCTGCTGAAACAGGCCGGGGTTTCGGATTATTCGATCCATCTCGATGAGGAGACCAACATCCTGTTTGGCGTGCTGTGGCGGCGCGACGACCATGGCATGGCCGACCTGCCGAAGCATCCGGTGATGCAGCGCTGGTGGGCAGACATGGCCGACATCATGGAAACGAAACCGGACAACGAGCCGCTGGCCGTGCCCCTGGAAACCGTGTTCCATATGGCATGAGTGCTCTGCGCCATATCGCCGTCATCGACATCGGCAAGACAAACGCCAAGGTGGCGCTGGTCGATCTCGTTACGCTGAGCGAGGTGGCGTTGCGCCGCATGGCGAATGCACCGCTGCGCCAGGCGCCCTACCCGCATCACGATGTCGAGGCCCTGTGGACGTTCATCCTCAACAGCCTGGCCAGTCTCAACCGCGAACAGCATATCGACGCCATTTCGATCACCACGCACGGCGCGACGGGCGCGCTGGTCGACGCCGCGGGCGAGCTGGTGCTGCCTGTCCTCGACTATGAGTTCGACGGCCCCGACAGGCTGGCTGCCGACTATGACGCGATCCGCCCGCCGTTCACCGAAACCGGCACGCCGCGGCTGCCGCTCGGCCTCAATCTTGGCGCGCAGTTCTTTTGGCAGCAGAAGCGCTTTCCGGCCGAGTTCGCCAGGGCTGCAGCGATGCTGATGTACCCGCAATACTGGGCGCTGCGGCTCACAAGAGTGGCCGCCAACGAGATGACCTCGCTCGGCTGTCACACCGATCTATGGAATCCGTGGGGTGCTGACTTTTCGACGATGGTCGACCGTCTGGATTGGCGCGGCCTGATGGCACCGGTGCGGCCGGCCAGGGATCGCCTTGGCCCGATCCTGCCGGCGCTGGCGGCACGAACCGGCCTTGATCCGCAAACGCCGGTGTTCTGCGGTCTCCACGATTCCAACGCCTCGCTGCTGCCGCATCTTCTGTCGGACGCGCCGCCCTTCTCGGTCGTTTCGACCGGCACCTGGGTGGTGTCTATGGCCGTCGGCGGCAGAGAGATTGCACTCGACGCGGCACGCGATACGCTGGTCAATGTCAGTGCGCTGGGTGAACCCGTGCCGTCGGCCCGTTTCATGGGTGGTCGCGAGTTTTCGCTGCTCACTGCCGACAAGCCGCAGGATTGCAGCGGCAGCGATGTGCTGGCGGTCCTGGCGGACAAGACTTTGCTGCTGCCGTCGACCCAGGAAGGATCAGGGCCGTTCCCGCATCATGCCGCGACGTGGATCAATGCCGACGGCATCGACAACGGCCGGCGTTTTGCCGCCATCTCGTTCTATCTGGCACTGATGACGGCGACCTGCCTGGACCTGATCGGCGCCGACGGCCCGACCACGGTCGAAGGACCCTTTGCCCGCAACCGGCTCTTTGTCCGCATGCTGGCGGCAGCAACCGCACGCAGCGTCGTCGCGTCGGAGGCCGCCACCGGCACCAGCATTGGCGCAGCATTGCTGGCATCGGGTCAGGCAACGACGCACGGCAAGGGCGAGGGAATGGAGCCGCCGACCGACGCGGTCTGGGCCGAATATGTCAGCGCGTGGCGCGCGGCGGTCAAAGCGCAGGGCTGATCACAGGATCCGCTTGCCGAAGGCAGACATGACGAAGTTCACCGTGTCGGTGCCGATCCGCGGCTCCAGATCCGCGGTCAGGCCTGAAACATCCATGGACAGCAGGCCACCGGAGAGCGCGATCGCCTCCATCGCCTGATGCGTCTCGCGCACCGTCAGCCCACCGGAGCCGGCCGCCCAGCCGGCGAATTCGGTGGCCGTCGGCGAATAGCTGACATGAAAGCCCTGCGTGCCCGATGTGACGATGCGGATCGCCTCATGCATCAGGTCGCGCATGCCCATGGCGTCGATGTCGGTCATGGTGAAGGCCGATACCCGCGAATCCTTCAGCACCCGCGCCTCGGCCGGATCGGCATGGCGCAGGCCGACGATCACGACATTTTCCGGCGACAGCTGCGGCTGCAGCGCGCCGGCCTTATGGTCGAGACCAAGGGTACGCGCCAACACCGACGCTTCCGGCAGGTCGATGCGGTCCTCGTCCTCGGGCATCAGGGCAGCGATGGAATCGATCCAGATAAGGCCGAAAGAATGGGTCGCGCGCGCCGTCGCTGTCAGCGCCTTGTGGGCGACGCGACGGTCGGTGCCGACGGTCAGCCGGATCATGCCCGAGGGCGGCCGTTCTATATCGGCGAGTTCGACGACGTCGAAATTCATTGCTTCCAGTCGCGCGCCGGTACCCTCGCGGGCGAGGATGCGGGCGGCTTCCTGTTCGGCGGAGATCGACACCATTCTGCGGCCGGAAAAGTCGGCGACGTCGTGCATCGGCGCCTTCTCGACATATTCCGAGGTCATAGCCAACAACATAGCGCCGTAGCTCATGCGGAAGGCGACGCGGTCGCCGACGGTGGGCCGCGGATCGGCGTCTTGCACGTCGAGCAGCAGATGGTCGCTGGAGGCGCCGAGCACGCGTATCCCTTTGGCGATGGGAGTCAGTCCTTCAACCAGCACGTCCTCGCGGCCGATGTTGGCGATGGCGCGCAGCCGGTCGCCCTCGTCGGGGAAAACGGGCTGGTTGCCGAAAGCGTCGTAACCGGACTCGCCGATCGGCCGCGACGGCTTGAGCTTGACCTCGATGATATCGCTGGTCAGGCGGCAGGCATCTGGTTCGAGTTCCGGCCACGGCACGTCGCGGAAGGTTTCGACGCCACCTTGCAGGATCGCTTCGCCGACCCTGAGATTGTTGATGCCGGCGGGCAGCTTGCCTTCGAGCAGCAGCGTCAGCGACGAGGAGGCGCCGCCCGATATCCAGTCGAGGCTTTTGCCCGACAGGCGCTCGGTTTTGTAAGCATGGGCGACGAGCTGGCCAAGATTCTCCGGTGTCGGCATGATGGCGCCGAAACAGCCGAGATTGGTGCCAATGCCGGCAATGCGCACGCCCTTGAATTCGAGGATGCGCTCAACCGTGGGGATCAGGTCGTTCGGCCAGATGCCTTCGCGGAGGTCGCCAAGGTCGATCATCAGCATGATGTCGTGGACGCGGCCCATGCGCTCGGCGATGCGCGAAATCTCGCGAATGGTGGCGAGTTCCGATTGCAGGCTGATGTCGACGGTGCGCACCACCTCCTCGACGCGTGCCATGGGCGGGCTGCGCAGCAGCATGATCGGCGCGTTGATGCCGCTGTCGCGCAGCCGGCGGATGTTTTCGAAACGCGATTCGGCAATGCCGGCGACGCCGCCGCGCAGCATGGCGCGCGCCACTTGCGGCATGCCGCACGTGCCCTTGGTGACACCGAACACCTCGATATCAGACAGTGCACAGCGGTCGACGATGGTACGGGCGTTGCGCTCGATGCGGCCAAGGTCGATGGCGACTTGCGGTCCCGACATTTTTTCACTCAGGGTTTGTAGAATCTGTCAGTCAGAAGCATCGTCCAGATCGTCGTCAAAACTTGTCAAACTTGGCGCGGTGACGGTCTCAATGTTGGAAACCAGAGCAATTGTGTGTGGGCACGTCTTTCGATCGGAGAGGCCTGTAACACTGGTCGTTCATCATTCCGATGGTGAGTGGCAACTGACGTGCGGCGAACATGATCACCCCGCGGACTGCGGAGATTTCGAAGTCGTCGGTTTCGGCCATTTGACCGCAAGACAGGACAATCTGGCACAGATTGGCCAGCTTGAGCGCGGATGGCTCGCTGAATGGGTGCGGGGAGAATGGACTCGATGCCAGCACGACGATTAGTGCTCCCTCAGTTGACGTAGACCAATCCCTGCGGGTCGATCTCCGGCTTGCGGCCGGCAACGAGGTCGGCGAGGAATTTGCCCGAGCCGCAGGCCATGGTCCAGCCGACATGACCGTGGCCGGTGTCGAGGTAAAGGTTGCGGTATTTCGCCTGGCCGATGACCGGCACGGAGTTCGGCATCATTGGCCGCAGGCCTGCCCAGAGTACGGCTTTCTTCTCGTCGAAGGCGCCGGGGAACAGGTCCTTTCCGGTCCTGAACATGGTGGCGAAATCGCTGGGTTTGTGGGTGCGGTCGAAGCCGGTGAATTCGGCGGTCGAAGCCAACCGCAATCGATCGCCAAGGCGCGAATAGGCCATCAGCTGGTCCTCGTCGGCGCCACCCATGGTCGGCCCCTTGCTCTCGTCTTCCAGCGGAATGGTCGCGGTATAGCCCTTCACCGGATAGACCGGCAGGTCGATGCCATAGCGGCGGCCGAGCAGGCCGCTTTCCGGGCCCATCGAAATGACCACGGCATCGCCGGTGATGGGGCCGGCGGAGGTCATCACCGCGCGCACGCGGTCGCCGTCTATATCGAGGCCTTCGACCGTGGTGTCGAACAGGAATTTGACGCCAAGCTTTTCGCGCGCATAGGCGGCGAGATTGTCGACGAACATTCTGGAATCGCCGGTCTGGTCGATCGGCGAATAGACGCCGCCGGCGATCTTTTCCTTCACCCCGGCCAAACCGGGTTCGAGCTCGACCAGCCGGTCGCGGCCAACGATCTCGATCGGCAGGCCATGCTCGGCGAGATAGCGGTAATTGTCGGTGCCGGTGTCGAGGCTGTGCTGCGAGCGGAAGAAATAGAGGATGCCCTTCTTGCGCTCGTCATAGTGGATGCCCGTGTCGGCCGAGATGGCGTTGATGCAATCTCTGGAATAGAGCGCCAGCCGCAGCTTGACCTGGCTGTTGGCGCGTAGCCGCGCCACGGTGCACTGGCGCAGGAAGCGCAGGCTCCAGGCCAGAAAATAGGGATCGAAGCGCAGCCGCACCTTGATGCCGAGATCATGGTTGTAGAGCGCGCGCAAAAATGTCTTCAGAGCCGCCGGCGAGGCCCAGGCGGTGGCATCGCCCGGCGACACCAGGCCGGCATTGGACTGGCTGGTGCCACACGCCGGCGCCGGATGGCGCTCGATCACGGTGACCTCGTGGCCATCGGCGGCCAGATAATAGGCGGCCGCCGTACCGACAACGCCGGCTCCAAGCACCACTATCTTCATGCCATCCCCCAAAGCTGGTCGCGGCGCGGCGCCTCCACGCTGCGTCGCGAATGCCTTCCATAGCGCTTCGCCGCGCGCCTTGCGAGCCCTGAGGGTTGGCTCAGCCCCGCGCGGAATTCTTGCTGGTCAGGATACGTTCCCAGGCGAGCGCGTCGGCAACGATCTGGTCGAGGTCGTCGCGTTGCGGCGTCCAGCCGAGTTCCGCCCGGGCGAGGTCCGAATTGGCGACCACGGCCGCCGCATCGCCGGGACGCCGGTCGCCCATCTTGACCTCGAAATCATGGCCGAAGGCGCGCCGCACGCTCTCAATGACCTCGAGCACGGAATAGCCATGGCTGTAACCGCAATTGGCGACGAGGCTCGTGCCCCCGGCGCGCAGCCGTTGCAGGGCCAGGCGATGCGCCGCGGCTAGGTCACTGACATGGATATAGTCGCGCATGCAGGTGCCGTCTGGCGTCGGATAGTTGGTGCCGAACACCTGCATGAACGGGCGCTTGCCGAGTGCCGTCTCGCAGGCGACCTTGATCAGATGGGTGGCGCCCGGCGTCGACTGGCCGGTGCGACCCTTCGGATCGGCGCCGGCGACGTTGAAATAGCGCAGCGCCGTGTAGCGTATGGGATGCGCTGTCGCCGCGTCGCGCAGCATCCATTCGCTCATCAACTTGGACAGGCCGTAAGGCGATTCCGGCGCCAGGCGGGCATCCTCGCGCACCGGCTCCAGCCCGGCGCCGCCATAGACGGCGGCGGTCGAGGAAAAGATGAAATTGGGCACGCCCTCGCGCACCGCGGTTTCGATCAGCGTGCGCGTCTTCGAAGTGTTGTTCTCGTAATAGGCAAGCGGGTCGGCGACCGATTCCGGGACCACGATGGAGCCGGCGAAATGGATGATGGCGTCGACCTTGTTCTCCCGGATGATCGATCCGACCAATTCCTTGTCGGCGACATCGCCAACGACGAGCTTTGCTTCCGGCGCCACCGCCCATTCGAAGCCGGTGGAAAGCCGGTCGAGAACGACCACACTTTCGCCGGCATCCAGCAATTCCCAGACCATGTGGCTGCCGATATAGCCGGCACCGCCTGTTACCAACACTGTCATCCGCGACCTCGCATCTCAAGATTTTTCGGAAACTGTCTCAACCCCCGCTCTACTGGAAAGTCCGCCGCGTGGCCATTAGAACCCTTGGTAACCGGCGTTCACCAAATTTGGCATCGTGCTGAAACAAAGTTGATCCACATCAAAGGAATAGGCCACGATCCGTGGTCGTTAGGAACAGGTCCGGGGCGTGGCATTTTGACCAAAATGGTCCGGTGGACGACCAATAGGGCAATGATTATGATCCCGCGCAAAATTGGGAAGCCGACATGAACTACCAGCGGTTCTTCGAAGAAGCGATCGACCAGCTCCACGCGGAGCGTCGCTATCGTGTCTTCGCCGACCTTGAGCGTATCGCGGGCAAGTTTCCGCGCGCCATATGGCGTTCCAATGGCCGTGCCGAGGAAATCACCGTCTGGTGTTCCAACGACTATCTCGGCATGGGCCAGCATCCCGATGTCATCGCCGCGTTCCAGGAAGCGGCCGGCAAGATGGGTTCGGGCGCCGGCGGCACCCGCAACATTTCCGGCACTTCCAACCCGCTGGTCGAGCTCGAGCATGAGCTTGCCGACCTGCACGGCAAGGACGCCGCCCTGGTCTTCACCTCCGGCTTCGTCTCCAACGAAGCGTCGATTTCGACCATTGCGCGGCTTTTGCCCAACTGCCTGATCATCTCGGACGAGCTGAACCACGCCTCGATGATCGAGGGTGTGCGGCGCTCGGGCGCCGAGAAGAAGATCTTCCGCCACAACGATGTCGCGCATCTGGAAAGCCTGTTGCAGGCGGCGGGGCGCGAGCGCGCCAAGCTGATCGTCTTCGAAAGCGTCTATTCGATGGACGGCGACATCGCGCCGATCAGAGAGATCGTCGAACTCGCCGAGCGCTACAACGCCATGACCTATATCGACGAGGTCCATGCGGTGGGCATGTACGGGCCGCGCGGCGGCGGCATCACCGAGCGCGAGGGCCTGGCCGACCGTATCGACATCATCGAAGGCACGCTGGCCAAGGCGTTCGGCACGTTGGGCGGCTACATCACCGGCACCAGTGCAGTCATCGACGCGGTGCGCTCCTATGCGCCGGGCTTCATCTTCACCACGGCGCTGCCGCCAGCGATCGCCGCGGCGGCAACCACCTCGATCCGCCATTTGAAGCGCTCGCAGGCCGAGCGCGACGCACAGCAGCAGCAGGCGAGCCGGACCAAGCAGATCCTGTCGGCGGCCGGTTTGCCGGTGATGGAGTCGCCAACCCATATCGTGCCGGTGCTGGTCGGAGACCCCGAGCTCTGCAAGATGGCCAGTGACCGCCTGCTCGGCGTGCACGGCATCTACATCCAGCCGATCAACTACCCGACCGTGCCGCGCGGCACGGAGCGGCTGCGCATCACGCCGACACCGTTCCATTCCGACACGCTGATCGCGGGGCTGCAGGACGCGCTGATCGAGACCTGGGATGCGCTGGGCATTCCCTACGGCTCCGCCGGCCGGCCCACTGTCGCCAAGAGCGACCGGATCGTTCCTCTGCTGGTGCCGAAGTCGGGCGGTTGAAGCCCGTTTGAAACTCTACTCTGACGGCCATCTGACGCAGGTTTCTGCGCTTCCGGTGCTCACGGAACTGAATGTCCACCGCGCTCCGGTTCTCGAAACCCACGCCAGCCGACTCGTCGGAGCGATTTTCAATTCGGGCTTCGTCGGCGGCTCAGCTAGACGGTTTTCATCCATTTCGCCAGTCGATGCGCCGCTTCCTCGACCTGGTCGAGGCGGCGGTGGAAGCACAGCCTGAGGAAGGCTTCGCCGCCGGGACCGAAGGCGGTGCCCGGCGCCAGGCCGACATTGGCCTTGTCGACGATGTCGAAGGCCGCCGTGCGGGAATCGGTGATGCCGTCGACGGTGAAGAACAGATAGAAGGCGCCCTGCGGCACGGTAAACCTTGCGCAGCCGGTGGCGCCAAGAATGCCGCAGACCAGGTCGCGTGCTTTCCTCGCCCGCTCCACCTGTTCGGCGACGAAACCATCGCCCTCGTCAAGGGCTGCGACCGCGCCGCGCTGCATGAACTGAGCGACGCCGGAATTCGAATACTGGATCAGGTTCTCGAACACCTGCTGCAGGC from Mesorhizobium sp. NZP2077 encodes the following:
- a CDS encoding FGGY-family carbohydrate kinase, yielding MSALRHIAVIDIGKTNAKVALVDLVTLSEVALRRMANAPLRQAPYPHHDVEALWTFILNSLASLNREQHIDAISITTHGATGALVDAAGELVLPVLDYEFDGPDRLAADYDAIRPPFTETGTPRLPLGLNLGAQFFWQQKRFPAEFARAAAMLMYPQYWALRLTRVAANEMTSLGCHTDLWNPWGADFSTMVDRLDWRGLMAPVRPARDRLGPILPALAARTGLDPQTPVFCGLHDSNASLLPHLLSDAPPFSVVSTGTWVVSMAVGGREIALDAARDTLVNVSALGEPVPSARFMGGREFSLLTADKPQDCSGSDVLAVLADKTLLLPSTQEGSGPFPHHAATWINADGIDNGRRFAAISFYLALMTATCLDLIGADGPTTVEGPFARNRLFVRMLAAATARSVVASEAATGTSIGAALLASGQATTHGKGEGMEPPTDAVWAEYVSAWRAAVKAQG
- a CDS encoding alanine racemase is translated as MSGPQVAIDLGRIERNARTIVDRCALSDIEVFGVTKGTCGMPQVARAMLRGGVAGIAESRFENIRRLRDSGINAPIMLLRSPPMARVEEVVRTVDISLQSELATIREISRIAERMGRVHDIMLMIDLGDLREGIWPNDLIPTVERILEFKGVRIAGIGTNLGCFGAIMPTPENLGQLVAHAYKTERLSGKSLDWISGGASSSLTLLLEGKLPAGINNLRVGEAILQGGVETFRDVPWPELEPDACRLTSDIIEVKLKPSRPIGESGYDAFGNQPVFPDEGDRLRAIANIGREDVLVEGLTPIAKGIRVLGASSDHLLLDVQDADPRPTVGDRVAFRMSYGAMLLAMTSEYVEKAPMHDVADFSGRRMVSISAEQEAARILAREGTGARLEAMNFDVVELADIERPPSGMIRLTVGTDRRVAHKALTATARATHSFGLIWIDSIAALMPEDEDRIDLPEASVLARTLGLDHKAGALQPQLSPENVVIVGLRHADPAEARVLKDSRVSAFTMTDIDAMGMRDLMHEAIRIVTSGTQGFHVSYSPTATEFAGWAAGSGGLTVRETHQAMEAIALSGGLLSMDVSGLTADLEPRIGTDTVNFVMSAFGKRIL
- a CDS encoding D-amino acid dehydrogenase: MKIVVLGAGVVGTAAAYYLAADGHEVTVIERHPAPACGTSQSNAGLVSPGDATAWASPAALKTFLRALYNHDLGIKVRLRFDPYFLAWSLRFLRQCTVARLRANSQVKLRLALYSRDCINAISADTGIHYDERKKGILYFFRSQHSLDTGTDNYRYLAEHGLPIEIVGRDRLVELEPGLAGVKEKIAGGVYSPIDQTGDSRMFVDNLAAYAREKLGVKFLFDTTVEGLDIDGDRVRAVMTSAGPITGDAVVISMGPESGLLGRRYGIDLPVYPVKGYTATIPLEDESKGPTMGGADEDQLMAYSRLGDRLRLASTAEFTGFDRTHKPSDFATMFRTGKDLFPGAFDEKKAVLWAGLRPMMPNSVPVIGQAKYRNLYLDTGHGHVGWTMACGSGKFLADLVAGRKPEIDPQGLVYVN
- the galE gene encoding UDP-glucose 4-epimerase GalE, with the translated sequence MTVLVTGGAGYIGSHMVWELLDAGESVVVLDRLSTGFEWAVAPEAKLVVGDVADKELVGSIIRENKVDAIIHFAGSIVVPESVADPLAYYENNTSKTRTLIETAVREGVPNFIFSSTAAVYGGAGLEPVREDARLAPESPYGLSKLMSEWMLRDAATAHPIRYTALRYFNVAGADPKGRTGQSTPGATHLIKVACETALGKRPFMQVFGTNYPTPDGTCMRDYIHVSDLAAAHRLALQRLRAGGTSLVANCGYSHGYSVLEVIESVRRAFGHDFEVKMGDRRPGDAAAVVANSDLARAELGWTPQRDDLDQIVADALAWERILTSKNSARG